ATAGTGCAACTCCGCCGCTAGTTTTAATTAATCCCCAAATTGAAACCTATAGCCCAGAGTTAGTAACTGGGGAAGAAGGCTGTCTCAGTATTCCCGGTGTCTTTTTAGATGTAGTGCGCCCGAAAGCAATTACTGTCAAGTATAAAGATGAGCAGGGTCGCCCCAAAAAAATTAAGGCAAGTGATCTCCTAGCACGAGTGATTCAACATGAATCGGATCACCTAAATGGGATTTTATTTGTTGATCGCGTCCCCAATGATTTAATTTTAACAGAAGCTCTTAATAAAAATGGCTTTTCTGCAAACGCTGTCCAAACTCTAAAGGCTGAAGGATAAAGGAGTTAATCGTGTTTTTAACCCCAAAAAGTGGTTTATTATTACTAATTTCTTGCGTTGCCGCGATCGCTGCTGTTGGCTCAGTTTTTGAACTTTCTTATGGCGATCCTCGCTATGGCGTTATGGTGACTTCCGCTATTTTGAGTGCTAGCATTCCTTTAACAGGATTAGCCCTTTGGCTAGCCATTCAAGATGCAAGAGCAAACTTGAAATAGTTTACCTGAAAGCAGTGGCTATTTAATATTGGTCGCTGCTACTTTAATCCTCGGTTATGCTTGATATTACAAAATTAACGGGGCAATTACCAGCGATTAGTAAGCATCTACAGCAGGAAGCCCAAGCCAGTAATCAACGCTTAGAAGTTGCCCAAAAACGGCTAGCAGAAAGTGTCCTTGCCCAAGAAACCCTAGAAACGCAACAGGAAGAATGGCGCGATCGCGCACTGTTTAAGGCAGCGATTCCCTTAGAACCTCTCGACACTTGCCAAGATATTCCCACTCCTCCCTACGCCCATAGCGTTTTTGCTACCGATGGCTCACAAATTTCTCCCTCCCACCACGAAATCGCCTATTGTTATCTGATTAATATTGGGCGAGTGATGTTGCATTATGGGCAAAGTTTATTCCCTGTTCTCGATAGCATTCCAGAAGTTTTTTATACCCAAGAAGATTTATATGAATCTCGCCAATGGGGGATTCCCACCGATGAGTGGCTAGGGTATCGGCGTACGGTTTCAGAAATTGAAGCCCTTGCAGAAATGGCTTATCGTTGGGTGAAGCCACCAGGGGCACACGATGAACCCAATTTAGCCCTAGTGGATGGCTCTTTAATTTATTGGTTTCTAGAGAATTTACCCACCCCCGCCCGAAATCAACTTTTGCCCCGAATTTTTCGCGCTTGGGAACAATTACAAGCCGCGCAAGTGCCATTAATGGGCTATCTTAGTGCTAATCGCCACACCGAAGCCGTACGGTTTTTGCGCTATGCCAGTTGCCCTTATAATGTTCCTGATTGTCAAACCTTTTGCGCTAATGAAGAGAATCAACTTCCTTGCCAAAGTTGTGAACCTTTGCGAGATACCACCCTCTGGCAAACCTTATTATCTCCCGGACAGCGATCAGCAATTTGGCGTAGTCAAAGCCCGATTTTAGAATTATATCCTGAAGAGTTTGCTATTCACTTCTGTTATGTTCATGTGGGAACAGAAATTGCGCGAGTGGAGTTTCCCGCATGGATAGCGCAAGATATTGAGTTATTAGAACAGTCTTTAGGGCTTCTTTTAGGACAAGTGTATAAGGGATATGGTTATCCTGTCGCGATCGCGGAATCCCATAATCAAGCTGTCGTGAGAAGCAGCGATCGCGCTCGTTTTTTTGCCCTTTTAGAAAGAGAAATGATTAAAGCAGGATTACCCAATGTGGGGGTTTCTTATAAAGAGAGTAATAAACGGGATAGTATTGCCTAAAGAAGCTGCTGTTTTGCCTTTTGCCATAACGCCTCTAACTCCTCCAACGAATACTCACTGAGAGGACGTTCTGCTAAACTCTCCATAACAGTTAAGCGTTCCACAAATCGTTGGTTTGTTCCCTGTAAGGCTTGTGAAGGATCAAAACCATACCAACGGGCAATATTAACCAACGTAAATAAAACATCTCCTAACTCTGATTCTTGATCTTTACTATCTTTACTTGCTAATGCTTCCTTAAACTCGGCTAATTCTTCTTCAAACTTATCCCAAACACCTTGGGAGTTCGTCCATTCAAACCCTAAATTTGCTGCTTTTGTAGAGATTTTCATACTAGCAAATAACGGTGGTAAGGTTTCTGCATACTTTTGAAACTTTTGGCTCAGTTTTTTCTCTTGTTCAGGATGATACCCTTTTTCTTGCGCTTTAATCGCTTCCCAATTTTTTCGTACTTCTGCTTCGTCTTTGACATCTAAATTACTAAAAACATGAGGATGACGACGAATTAGTTTATCAGTGATTCCTTGGGCGACCTCTTCTAAAGTAAAATCACCCGATTCAGAGGCAATTTGCGATTGCAACACCACTTGTAATAATAAATCCCCTAATTCTTCGACAATGGCTTCCTGATTTTGACTGCGAATAGCAGCCGTAACTTCATAGGCTTCTTCAATAATATAGGGAATTAAAGTTTCTTGGGTTTGCGCTAAATCCCAAGGACATCCTTCCTGCGGCGATCGTAGCTTGGCAACGACATCAATTAAATCATTTAAGGCATTTAAAATTGCTTGTTGGGTCAGGTTTTCAGGTTGATTCATCATATTTTCTATTCTTGAGTAAGAGTAGCCTTAATCCAATTTCTAATCCCTTGACGCATCTTTAGTCTTCCTTGTTCGCGATAAGGGACTTGCGAAAAAATGAATTACCCAAGAAACTAGAAGAGATGATATTGGTAAAAAGAGGATGCAAGAGTTAAACGAACAGTTCAAAAGAACTCTTAAAGATGCAGCGAGAAAATTAACAGGAGAGAAAAAACGAGTGTTTGTCGCTCAGGTGTGCCTTGACTACTTTCAAGGTTCAGCCCGTCGGACAGAAAGGCAAATGGGTTGGGGGAGAGTGTGTGTTCAAAGAGGTCTTGACCATCTGGAAAGGGGAATCTCCTATCAGGACAAGTATCAGGAGCGGGGTCGGAAAAAAAGCGAAGAAAACTTGCCCAATTTAGGAAAGGAGATTCGCGACCTAGTAGAGGAACAATCTCAAGCCGACCCAAAATTCCAAACCACATTTCAGTATAGCCGCATGAGTGCTCAAGCGGTGAGAAATGCTCTGATTAGGGAAAAAGGATACAGCGATGAACAATTACCAACCCGACAAACAATTGGAGCAATGTTAAATCGCCTCGGCTACCGTTTAAAAAAACCTTAAAAACCAAGCCATTGAAGAAAATCCCTGAAACTGATGCTATTTTTGAACAAGTGGCAACAGCTAATCAAGCGGCCGATGATGACCCAACCGTCTTACGCATCTCAATTGACTCGAAAGCCAAAGTCAAACTAGGAAACCTCTCACGGGGTGGGAAAGACCGTCGCCAAGCTCCCCCTCAAGCCGATGACCATGATACTCAATGGCACACGACTCTACTTCCCTTTGGGATTCTTAACCTCCGTACAGACAACTTAGCTCTTTACATGAGTGAGTCCCCTGAAACCTCAGATTTCATTGTTGATTGTCTAGAGCACTGGTGGAAAAGCAATCAAGGAAACTTTCCCGAGGTTAACACCTTAGCCATTAACTTGGATGGCGGCAGTGCTACCCGTTCCAATCGCACTCAGTTCATCAAAAGGATTGTAGAATTTTCTCGTCATTACCAGCTCCAGATTCGCTTAATTTACTATCCTCCCTATCATAGTAAATACAATCCCATTGAGCGTTGTTGGGCTGCCCTTGAACAATTCTGGAACGGAGCGATTCTGGACTCTATTGACACGGCTCTGAGATGGGCAAGTAAGATGAGTTGGAAAGGTTCTCAGCCTGTGGTTCACCATGTCACTAAGCTTTATCAAACTGGTGTCAAAGTTGACCCTGAGTCTTTAGCAGACTATCGAGTTGATTGGCATCCTTCAGAATCTTTGCCCAAATGGTCAGTTACTGTTGGTTCGTTCTGATGGGTATCCTTTTTTATTGCAAATCCCTAAGTTTCTAAATAATTGGGAAGTTCTTGGATCGGGAGATTTGGAAAAATGGCACTGGTGGTTGTTTCCTGATAAGTTTGATTATTGGTTAATTGATAAATCGTTAATGTTCCTTCTTCATAAATCCAAATTTCAGGAATCCCTAGTTGGGCATAAATTAGAAAACGGTTAAGGGATTTGCTGGTTACATCAATTTCTAAAACGAGATCAGGAGGAGGATCGATGTTGAGATCAAATGTTAATTTTCCCCGTACTCGGGCTTCATTTTGAAAATAAAAACAATTATCAGGTTCAACTCCCACTGCTTTCATTTGATCTTTCCATGTCGTTGAACCGTAGCACTCATAATTAAGCTCTAAAATTTCGGCAATATCTTCAACCGCAGTGCTAATTACTTGTTTATAATATTCGTGTTCAGGTAAAGGAGTCATTATTTCTAATTGCCCCTGATCATAAGCAATTCTAGCACCTCTTTTTTCCCCTAAAGTTGTGAGTAAATTTTCAAACTGTTCCCAACTAATTTGATTTAATACGACACGATCTGCTTTATTCGCTGTTGCTAACATCATTAATTTTGATTACCCCATATCTAAAGGATCAACATCAATATTTAAACTAATATTTTTCGGACAAAACTGATATAAATCCGTTAACCAAGAAAGCTGATTTTCTCCTTCTGTGCGAGAACATTTTAACAAAATTTGCCAACGATAACGCCTTGCAATTCGCATCACACTGGCAGGTGCTGGCCCTAAAACTTCATACTGATTCTCTTCATTTTTGCTACGACAGACATCTGCTAATAAGGTAGCTGTTTGTTGTACTTCTAGCGCATCTAAACCACTTAAATTGAGTAAAATTAACTTGCCATAAGGAGGATAATTATAAGCATAACGGTTTTCTAATTCAGCTTGGGCAAACCGCCGATAATCATGGTTGTATAAAGCAGCAATAACAGGGTGTTCGGGGTTATAAGTTTGAATAATCACCTGTCCGGGATCATCCCCTCTTCCTGCCCTTCCTGCTACTTGGGCGAGGGTTTGAAATGCCCGTTCCGCTGCCATATAATCAGAGCGATGTAATACCCCATCAGCAGAAACAACTGCCACTAGGGTAACTTGGGCAATATCTAACCCTTTAGTTAGCATTTGTGTTCCCACTAATAAGTCTGCTTCGTAGTTGGTAAATTGGTTTAAGAGAGAACGGTGTGCGCCTTTAGTGCGTGTGGTATCGCTATCAAACCGTAGGGTGCGTAAGTCAGGAAATTCTTGCTCTAGGGCTTGTTTTACCCGTTGTGTTCCTGTGCCAAAATGCTTCAGATAGGGAGAGCCACAGGCAGGGCATTGTTTCGGTTGCAGTTGGGTATGATTACAATAATGACAGCGTAACGATTGCGTCCCCCCTTCATGGGTGTAGTGATAGGAAAGAGAAACATCACAGTGGGGACATTCCATAACATAGCCACAACTGCGACAGGAAACAAAGGTAC
This window of the Euhalothece natronophila Z-M001 genome carries:
- the def gene encoding peptide deformylase, translated to MSASTTKANTLSLHYLGDRTLRKPCKRISKVDQSIRDLAKQMVQTMYAEQGIGLAAPQVGVNKQMLVVDCDHDNSATPPLVLINPQIETYSPELVTGEEGCLSIPGVFLDVVRPKAITVKYKDEQGRPKKIKASDLLARVIQHESDHLNGILFVDRVPNDLILTEALNKNGFSANAVQTLKAEG
- a CDS encoding DNA double-strand break repair nuclease NurA — its product is MLDITKLTGQLPAISKHLQQEAQASNQRLEVAQKRLAESVLAQETLETQQEEWRDRALFKAAIPLEPLDTCQDIPTPPYAHSVFATDGSQISPSHHEIAYCYLINIGRVMLHYGQSLFPVLDSIPEVFYTQEDLYESRQWGIPTDEWLGYRRTVSEIEALAEMAYRWVKPPGAHDEPNLALVDGSLIYWFLENLPTPARNQLLPRIFRAWEQLQAAQVPLMGYLSANRHTEAVRFLRYASCPYNVPDCQTFCANEENQLPCQSCEPLRDTTLWQTLLSPGQRSAIWRSQSPILELYPEEFAIHFCYVHVGTEIARVEFPAWIAQDIELLEQSLGLLLGQVYKGYGYPVAIAESHNQAVVRSSDRARFFALLEREMIKAGLPNVGVSYKESNKRDSIA
- the mazG gene encoding nucleoside triphosphate pyrophosphohydrolase, which translates into the protein MMNQPENLTQQAILNALNDLIDVVAKLRSPQEGCPWDLAQTQETLIPYIIEEAYEVTAAIRSQNQEAIVEELGDLLLQVVLQSQIASESGDFTLEEVAQGITDKLIRRHPHVFSNLDVKDEAEVRKNWEAIKAQEKGYHPEQEKKLSQKFQKYAETLPPLFASMKISTKAANLGFEWTNSQGVWDKFEEELAEFKEALASKDSKDQESELGDVLFTLVNIARWYGFDPSQALQGTNQRFVERLTVMESLAERPLSEYSLEELEALWQKAKQQLL
- a CDS encoding ISAzo13-like element transposase-related protein gives rise to the protein MKKIPETDAIFEQVATANQAADDDPTVLRISIDSKAKVKLGNLSRGGKDRRQAPPQADDHDTQWHTTLLPFGILNLRTDNLALYMSESPETSDFIVDCLEHWWKSNQGNFPEVNTLAINLDGGSATRSNRTQFIKRIVEFSRHYQLQIRLIYYPPYHSKYNPIERCWAALEQFWNGAILDSIDTALRWASKMSWKGSQPVVHHVTKLYQTGVKVDPESLADYRVDWHPSESLPKWSVTVGSF
- a CDS encoding Uma2 family endonuclease, producing MMLATANKADRVVLNQISWEQFENLLTTLGEKRGARIAYDQGQLEIMTPLPEHEYYKQVISTAVEDIAEILELNYECYGSTTWKDQMKAVGVEPDNCFYFQNEARVRGKLTFDLNIDPPPDLVLEIDVTSKSLNRFLIYAQLGIPEIWIYEEGTLTIYQLTNNQTYQETTTSAIFPNLPIQELPNYLET